The following coding sequences lie in one bacterium CG_4_10_14_0_2_um_filter_33_32 genomic window:
- a CDS encoding Holliday junction resolvase RuvX has translation MSKLLGIDWGEKKTGLAISDELQMLAKPLQTMDSFNLSTLEKIIEEENIEKIIVGRPRNMDGSLGPQAKKVSFFVSKLEKKIKLPIIYEDETNTTNIVKSMLIKEGLDPRKNKDLIDKKSAQLILQGYIDENIK, from the coding sequence ATGAGTAAATTATTGGGTATTGATTGGGGAGAAAAAAAGACAGGATTAGCAATTTCCGATGAATTGCAGATGTTAGCCAAACCATTGCAAACAATGGATAGTTTTAACTTGAGTACGCTTGAAAAAATTATCGAGGAAGAAAATATAGAAAAGATTATAGTGGGAAGGCCAAGGAATATGGATGGGAGTTTAGGTCCTCAGGCTAAAAAAGTATCTTTTTTTGTTTCTAAGCTAGAGAAGAAAATTAAATTACCCATTATTTACGAGGATGAAACTAATACAACTAATATTGTTAAAAGCATGTTGATTAAAGAAGGACTGGATCCCAGGAAAAATAAAGATTTAATTGATAAAAAATCAGCACAATTAATTTTACAAGGATATATTGATGAAAACATTAAGTAA